CTAACAATCTCTTTTCGATGATCTTGTCGAGTATTTTTGTGAATGTGAAAGTAACCAGTGAGATAGGTCTGTAGTTAGATGGTGAGTACATAGGTACcttatttcaaaaaagaagaataacaacagaaactttgaACTCTTTTGGACAAATACTCGATTCTATAATTACATTTATTGCATGGGAAAAGGAAACAGAAATCTCATCTGTTATATTCTTTAGTGTCTCACCTGAGATGTTATCGTAGCCTGGAGCTTTGCCAGATTTAATCTCATCAATGATCTGCTTAATTTTCTCTGGTGAAGTTGGCCTTATAAAGAATGAATGCTTCAGTGCTTTTTGTTTGAAAGCAGGTGTGCCTGATGTGTTTATATTATGGGCAAGA
This genomic stretch from Coccinella septempunctata chromosome 7, icCocSept1.1, whole genome shotgun sequence harbors:
- the LOC123318077 gene encoding uncharacterized protein LOC123318077 isoform X1 produces the protein MYRTNDQNDIKCVQDQDGSTGEDAKRMAHIFNQHYINVDKSLAHNINTSGTPAFKQKALKHSFFIRPTSPEKIKQIIDEIKSGKAPGYDNISESSICPKEFKVSVVILLF
- the LOC123318077 gene encoding uncharacterized protein LOC123318077 isoform X3, which gives rise to MYRTNDQNDIKCVQDQDGSTGEDAKRMAHIFNQHYINVDKSLAHNINTSGTPAFKQKALKHSFFIRPTSPEKIKQIIDEIKSGKAPGYDNISVLEL